The nucleotide window tgtgtgtgtgtgtacagtatttgtgCATGTATGGGAAATGAGCAAGCTGATGCTGATGGATTGCAGTGAAATggtttgtgtgtaaatgcacaACTGTGTATGTGCGTATGCATGTGTGCGCCTGTGTGAATCCatgtcagcatgtgtgtgtgtgtgtgtgtgtgtccttgcatatgtaggtgtgtgtttatCAATGTGTGCCACTCCCCCCACACTCCCAGCCTGAGCAGATGGAATGCCTGAGCACGCCGTAGCATTACATCAGCGGCACGATTAGTCCCGTAACTTGACACAAGCCTCGCAGccttctgtctccctccctccctctatccattcctctctcactcactccctctctctcttcatcaccCTCTCCCCCCAGAGGAGGAAGTGGTGCGTGGCGTCGATTAGGCAGCGAGGAAGCATCCCTCTCCCCTGAACAGACACTCCTGCCTGCCATGCAAAGCACAGAGCAGCCACAGACTGATTAGGCAGCAGAGCAATAAAAAAGAGTAGTGAGCCTGACTGGCATGTTAAGTGAGGCCTTTGGCGCTTTAGTCAAAATAATTAGATCACCGTGAAATATCGATGGCTGCTCAGGCATCAAGCGGATGTGTTAAAAAGAGATGTATGTTTTTCCAAGCATGCACAGCCCACAGGCCCAGGGTGTTTACCAGCATTTTAGCAGATGCATATGTGCCACAGATAGCTTGAAATGttggcaaaaaatatatatttttcatataatgCAAATTTACAGTTAAATGTAGGTTTATGTTCACATCATCATTTTGTAAGAACTTATATGACCTTTGATCAACTCATTAGGGTAATTGTTATATGACACCTAAGCTTATTTACATCTATgttcattttataataattgaTCTTTTTCCCTCAGAGAAAATGACACCACATGACTTGTCAGTTCCCCCCTCCCCTGCACTGGACCCAGAGGAGATCCGTTTGAGGAAGATGAACCGCAGGGCAAAGGTCATTCAAGAGCTTATGCAGACAGAGAAGGACTACCTCACTGACCTGGAGCTGTGCATCAGAGAAGTGGTTCAGCCTCTAAGAAACCTGCAGGTAGATGGTGGTGAATGCCTTTCAGGACCCTCACTTGTTGTAGGTTTAGTCAGTGTGGCATCAACCCAACTAACACACACTACAACTTTGCAAATACTCTGTAAATTGTTTAAATGATATGATTTAATTTGATATGATTTAATTTGTACAATGTACGGTTACAACTCAATGATGTGCTAACAAAAAGTTACTGTTTAACAATATTCAACGGCTAATTTGGTGCAACTTAAACCTAACCCAACATTAACACTTATCAAGACACTGAACATCTGCAGACAACTTTTCACAAAATTATCACTTTAAACTGAAGACTTTCTACAAAAGACACAGGAAGTCAGGATTGTAATATCCAAATACGGTGTGGAATAACTTGAAGTAATATGAAAGACAGCTTATTTTTACAGTGACTAACAATTCTGGTTGATTGATACTATGACATGAAATTAATTATTAGAAGATTTAGATTGTTCTATTTGTTCTATTTTTCACCATAGTTTTCTTATCTTCTGTTAGATTGTAGATATAGATCGGCTGTTCACCAACATGGAGACAGTGTGTGAGGTATCTGCCGCACTCCTTCATAGACTGCAGGAGGCTATGGCTGACCCTGATCCAGAAGCAGTTGTTATAGGTAACACTTCTGGTTGCCTGACTTTATACTTTGTTAACTTTTACTGCTCTGGTTAGTACTGtataaacatttcatatttcctgtttatttgAAGGAGAAGTATTCATCCAGGCGAAGGCAGCTTTAGAAGATGTATATAAGATTTACTGTTACCATCATGACGAAGCCAACATTGCACTCAAATCCTATGAAAAAGAcgaagaaataaagaaacatttcaccACGTGTGTATTAGCACTGAAGTAAGTTAAGTCACTTCCTCCAAATATTTCTCAaattatttttgactttattatttttgactctaattatttatttctgacTTTCCTGATATTCTAAAGATCCTCATTTAATGGCAATtttatatgtcttttttttatcacagaaAAATCTATGACCAAGAGTAAGTACCCTGTAATGTAAATTTTTATCTTGCATTTTGCAAGTACTGAATCCCATATCAAATTTACTGGactttcacatactgtatgggTTTTGATTATAAATTGATAACATGCTTATTGTCACAGAGGGAAACCCAACTTGCTGGACATGGGTTCACTCATCATCAAACCCGTCCAGAGGATCATGAAGTACCCATTACTGCTTAATGAGCTGTGGCAGGCCACACCTGAAGACCTCCCAGACTATCGGCCGCTTCAAGAAGCTTTAACTGCTGCCAAGATCATCAACGTTAACATCAATGAGTTCAAGAGACGCAAGGATATAGGTAAGGTTGCCAACACTAGGTTATACAAAAGAGTAATTTGTTACTGCTGTCTATTTAACAAGTGCCCTGGTTTATTTATTAGTTGCCCTGCTAAATCATCTCCTAGTCCATCCTTTCCATATTTTTTCAAACTTAATTCAGCTTAAGCTTTCAGCTTTGGTCTCACATTTCCATCTATTCTCAGCTATGAAGTATAAGAGGTTGGAAGATGAAGGAACATTGAGGGGCAAACTACACAAGTTCAACATCCACTCCATCCGAAAGAAAGGTGATAGGTTTGCTGGCTATCTCAAGATACTCACTGGAGTCGAACCACAGGTAAAATAGAGTGAGAGTTCACCCTTGTAAAGAAATACACATCTCTGTCTTATAGATAcattatacaaatacaaattgCTGCTATTTGGGATGCTCAGACAGTGGTATTTTAAAGTGTATCAATTTTGAGTAAAGGATAGAAAATATTGGCATTTAACTTTAAGCtccatattttctgtttgtaggTGAGAGATGAAATATTTGATAGAGAGGAGAAGCTGTTCAGAAGTCTGGAGAAAGCTGTGAGGCAGCTGGTCAAAAATGTCCAATGTTACCTGCAGCACACTCAGGTAGGCCATTGCATGCAAATGCATGtaccatgtgtgtgttttaatagcTTATATCCTTGTGCTCTAAGGCTTTTTTCTTGGTGTTTTTTCTGCAGGAGATGGTGTCGGTAGCTGTTCAAAATATCCAGGACATGGAGAATGTCGTCAAGGAGCcaaacaaaaatgacacaaacgGATTATCGCACAATAATGGCAATGACCCCTATAAGCACTTTGTAAGTATTGCCATTTTTGTACCTGAGTAATTcacaatgaaaatgacaaaacattgtgtttcttctgttttcatatGCAGTTTTGTCATCAGTTTAACTTAGGGCACACCTTACTTTACTGTTCAGCTTTCCCCTCTTCCCTTGACTCCCTGGATCATGTCTGCCATTGCTTTTCATtcctgtttcatgtttcatgacCTTCCATTCTATCTCTGTGAGTCATCTGCCACTCTGCCCATAGCTAGATGTCTTTTGTCCATTATATTAATCCCCTTCTGCTCTGCATCCAACCTTTCACTGCCACCTTCCTTTTTCGTGTCTCCTTCCTCTGTGACTTGCACTGTCGCCAGTTCTGAGATACCTGTGCCTTCGAATAATATTCTTTGTGTAGCAGTTCTTCATGCAGCAAATCAACACTCCCTCAAGCCCAGGTCTGTGATAAGTTTTTCAGCAAGTTTAAGTGCAGAAACAAATGCACAAGTTAAAAGAAAAGCtacagatttattttatatggAAGAACTCCATTGTGTCTGCCATTCAAAACATGACAGCTGTAAGTGATAGTTGCTTTCAGGAAAAAAGAACCTTTTCACCAAAAGAACAGCTCTTTTTACTTTATGTATTGTACTACCCATTACATGCTGCTCATTATAATAGGTAAGTCTGCTTTAGTCTTTCCATGGCTGAATAACATCATCAATCTCCTGTTTGTCTGCAAGCAAATCAAGCTGTAGCAGATCTGTTGTTGTTATGTATTCAAGGTTAATGTTAACGCATACTTTACTGTCTCCCCTACTGCtgcataataaaaacaagagatTTCATAGCTCAGACATTataaaaaatcacataaaacaaacagaaagacacttaAAGTACCTAATATGTATAGAATGCATACCAGAAAATACTAATATGGTATATCTCTATTCGTCGTTTGCCacctttttgtcttcttctcccAGAAAGACAATATGGAGCGCTTGGTCCTcgcccctctctcctccctgcagGGCATGTTCACAGCCCCACAGAAGCTCATCCAGAAACGTTATGACAAATTGCTGGATTACTGCAGCCGCCTGGAGcgctcttcctctttttcatcctcATCTTCCGCATCCAccacttcttcctcttcttcactgGTGTCAGAAGACCCACCCGGTCCTGCCAGGAGGGACTATGAAGCTCTCAATGCCCTGCTAGTAGAAGAGTTGCAGAGGTTCAACATGGCTGCCTATACTATCCTAACCAACTGTGTGGTTTATCTTGTGGCCTTACTCAGAGGGCTGACAGATAAAATACTACTCCGCTCTCCATCCATACATCAGCTACCAGTGAGGACCTAACACATGATACACATTATTAGACATATTTCATTTACAGTGTATTCGATATTTAAtctgaaatgtgttaaatttaCTTTTGCAGGCTCCATTGTCAAACATTGCTGAAGTGCAGAACAGCATAATGGATGAGCTGAACAATCTGACTTTTGTCAAGGATAATGCGCAGAAGTTAATGGAGCGAAAAGTCAGCTTTGAGAGACAACGAGACAAGAAAATTACGGTAAAAAGTGGCAGGGGAAAGTGACCTATTCTATATCATTCACATCTAGAGATTGAATAATGTGATAGAGTTATAGAGTTATTTTAGATCAGATGTGTAAGATATGGAAAAAAACTCAAAGACTTAAGGTTAAAACAAAAGTTCCACATATTCCTGAGtctttcacaattttttgaACAATTCCAAGTCATAAATGAGGTATAAGTCTTATCAAAGGTAGAGACAGAGAACAGCTCCAGGTTGTGATTAACTACGGGCACTTGGCAACCCATAGCTCCACCAGGTATGTGTCCCTTGACACGTGTACAATATATCTACTGATTATGTGCGTAGGAGGTACACAGATATGCATAAATATCTGTATGTTTGTGCTGGACATTTGAGTAAAATCTATTTGAAACTCCCATCCTCCCTCGAATACGCTTGTGTACCGATAACCAATAGCACGCCTACATCAGCCCACACAGCATACCCACTTCGAATATTTGCACCAATACTCCTTTGTGTTGTGCTGTTCTCCAGATGCCAGAGGTACAGCATCAAACTGAGGAACAGCGTGCCTGGCTGCTAGCAGAATACCCACTGAGCCGTCTGTACCAGTTGAAGAGGAAGTGTAATGGCTGCCAGGAGCAGGACCTCAGCCTGCTGGAGGGAGAGCTGGTGGCCCTGCTGGAGGACACGGACCCATTAGGCAGTAGCAGCCGCTGGCTGGTTCACACTGgaggcaagtgtgtgtgtatgtgtgtgtatgcataagGACAAATATCCTTGGGAAAGAGGTAGCTCTGGTGCAGTAAGACACACAAGGTGAATTAAGTTCTCACACTACATCATCTGCAGGTATGGTAGGTATAGATTTCTTCTGTGAATAAACCTGCATCTATGAGATGACTGATGCTGTGCAGACACAAAACTTTACTTTCTGACACTGACAAGTCAGCACGCAAGAATCAGTCCAAGGAGCTCCTGTGATGTCATGGTTGTTGGTACCTCTTTGCCTGCCTCTGGAGATGGTTGCCTCACAATAGGGCCAACTCCATAGCTTGTCTCCATCTTCCCTCTACATCTCGCAGAGGTACCTGAGATCCCAACGTCTTGTTTGGAACAAACCGCTGTGCATTGTAAGCAGTGTTAGAGTACAAAGCCTCTCCCTCTGGGTATTCAGAAACAAGGATGGAGAGATGCTGCTTGCATGCCTGACTCTGCAAAAACAAGTTCTTTTTTTATGAGATctagaaaaaaagtgtgttttttggtATGAAGTACATTCTTCACAGACTTGTCTTTTCCTCTGGGATTACAAGCTTTCCCAGGAAGCTGTTCATCCTTCTGTTGATATCAACACTATGAATATGCTTGCCTCATATTTACACACTCTTCAGGTGTTTCATGCAACTGGATCTAAGATTGTGTAAGCAAATGCTCTAGCTCTAGCTT belongs to Scomber scombrus chromosome 2, fScoSco1.1, whole genome shotgun sequence and includes:
- the arhgef38 gene encoding rho guanine nucleotide exchange factor 38 → MDPKEASGAEKEKEKEKEKVIKRRNRPVFLRYLERRKTDTIVADDMAKSDINLGTLVRRSQSDKTEYSAKLKEKMTPHDLSVPPSPALDPEEIRLRKMNRRAKVIQELMQTEKDYLTDLELCIREVVQPLRNLQIVDIDRLFTNMETVCEVSAALLHRLQEAMADPDPEAVVIGEVFIQAKAALEDVYKIYCYHHDEANIALKSYEKDEEIKKHFTTCVLALKKIYDQEGKPNLLDMGSLIIKPVQRIMKYPLLLNELWQATPEDLPDYRPLQEALTAAKIINVNINEFKRRKDIAMKYKRLEDEGTLRGKLHKFNIHSIRKKGDRFAGYLKILTGVEPQVRDEIFDREEKLFRSLEKAVRQLVKNVQCYLQHTQEMVSVAVQNIQDMENVVKEPNKNDTNGLSHNNGNDPYKHFKDNMERLVLAPLSSLQGMFTAPQKLIQKRYDKLLDYCSRLERSSSFSSSSSASTTSSSSSLVSEDPPGPARRDYEALNALLVEELQRFNMAAYTILTNCVVYLVALLRGLTDKILLRSPSIHQLPAPLSNIAEVQNSIMDELNNLTFVKDNAQKLMERKVSFERQRDKKITMPEVQHQTEEQRAWLLAEYPLSRLYQLKRKCNGCQEQDLSLLEGELVALLEDTDPLGSSSRWLVHTGGTQGYVYSTFLKQYNPLRDSQRAGHMAKEQQQQQQPAMVDEDFDDLSLFVSGSGSSSLLSFSLNTNDSSSTLSGLQGEPESPEDLEDTLDSEAQQFYAVYAFKARCDQELTLQECQHVRILKFCDLGGNKEWWLAEANGQKGYVPANYLGRMSYA